The Deltaproteobacteria bacterium genome contains a region encoding:
- a CDS encoding LLM class flavin-dependent oxidoreductase: MTTVGVFLSTAHFPEQSYHEVFDNVLTYAQAAERLSYDAVWVNEHHFIRFGACSSSLAVAGFLLGHTRRIRVGTAVVLVPLHHPIEVAEHAVLLDHLSGGRLDLGLGRGAYPRDLAVFGCPIEKTQQAMFENVDVILRAWSQEAVGLDSDLRRFPPVSVTPKPRTQLHPPVYIAAGSPETVTWAARRGLPMLFGWYLSIDEMARQADLYAQIASEAGHDPATIAHVVAGIGHVASSREEATRALMDNLIWWSEVGQAAGSHDDLAKYEGYRHLQQRDTRNKALGITNPRDMAQHLIDVNPVGTAEQCRAWLQEASARTGARRFAVLLDLAAQREPVLENLERFAHEVVAPLTSASAQV, translated from the coding sequence ATGACTACTGTTGGCGTGTTTCTCTCGACCGCTCACTTTCCTGAACAATCGTATCATGAGGTGTTTGACAATGTTCTCACTTATGCACAAGCCGCCGAGCGGCTGAGCTATGACGCGGTGTGGGTCAACGAGCATCACTTCATTCGCTTTGGCGCCTGCTCGTCATCGCTGGCGGTGGCTGGGTTTCTCCTGGGACACACACGCCGCATTCGCGTCGGGACTGCGGTCGTGCTAGTGCCGCTGCATCATCCAATCGAAGTCGCCGAGCATGCTGTGTTGCTTGATCATCTCAGCGGTGGACGGCTCGACCTTGGCTTGGGACGTGGCGCATATCCGCGCGATCTTGCAGTGTTCGGCTGTCCAATCGAAAAAACTCAGCAAGCGATGTTCGAGAACGTTGACGTGATACTCCGGGCCTGGAGTCAAGAAGCGGTCGGTTTGGACAGTGATCTCCGCCGTTTTCCGCCAGTGTCAGTGACACCGAAACCTCGCACGCAACTACATCCGCCGGTGTATATTGCTGCCGGATCGCCTGAGACGGTGACCTGGGCGGCGCGGCGTGGATTGCCGATGCTGTTTGGTTGGTATCTGTCGATCGATGAAATGGCTCGGCAGGCGGATCTGTATGCTCAGATCGCGAGTGAGGCTGGACATGACCCAGCGACAATTGCCCATGTGGTTGCTGGCATTGGTCATGTCGCTTCCTCACGTGAGGAAGCGACACGCGCCCTCATGGATAATCTGATCTGGTGGTCTGAGGTGGGACAGGCTGCGGGCAGTCATGACGACCTCGCCAAATATGAAGGCTATCGCCATTTACAGCAGCGTGACACTCGCAACAAGGCGCTTGGTATTACAAATCCGCGCGACATGGCACAGCATCTCATTGACGTGAATCCGGTCGGTACCGCTGAACAGTGTCGTGCGTGGCTGCAAGAGGCAAGCGCACGCACAGGCGCGCGACGGTTTGCCGTACTTCTTGATCTTGCTGCGCAGCGTGAGCCTGTGTTGGAGAACCTCGAACGCTTTGCCCATGAAGTTGTAGCACCGCTGACTTCAGCGTCGGCTCAGGTATGA
- a CDS encoding TonB-dependent receptor encodes MPPPQQPGTPPHTQSANSVIRLDTVTVTSQRREENPEKVPMSLRAFSQQELDDRDARQTREVFNATPNVTFSSSQGSLQGTNLFIRGIGSVVSGVDQSIGVYVDDVFVGDPQGFDIDFLDPERVEVLRGPQGTLYGRNALGGTVSLFSALPEHTFSSSLNVEYGNYDYRKVRTTANLPLIKDTLLSRFSFNYTERDGTVKNLFDGKRINNLDNLSGRARLLFLPADNVEVHMIGEYGRDNLVNTAYSDFFSKNPHRVSIFDPLNYDREVYGLSGKIIYKAPQFTLHAISGFRGVNVQGEGSDFRPENEVFQGYVINHRQFSQEVRIASPSTERLRWVSGVFYYHEDLHYINFYSLVPGLASFGLPPGYRETSDANVATNSYAVFGDVTYTLIEKLDVTAGLRFSRDEKNLDYAHDNTLGLPQVFAVRQKAKRDAVFNNWTPRFVASYQWTPSVLTYASISRGYKAGGFNTAFAGSDKFKFSDESAWNYEVGLKTRLLDERLALNLAAFYFTLRDQQISVFNGFFTTTDNAKRSRSFGGEVELAARPFAGFDFTAGFGYADSTFRNFKNFQPNQDASGNRVPYASKFTVNVAAQYRYPLTTWMTMMVRWDYLYRSSFLWDVANKVKEPDYSLVNIRLGLEAERWDLFFFMRNALNETYHIGAFAGANPGPVGTPGDPRTYGVQARVRF; translated from the coding sequence GTGCCACCGCCACAACAACCGGGGACGCCGCCTCATACGCAGTCAGCGAATAGCGTCATTCGCCTCGATACGGTGACCGTCACCTCGCAGCGGCGCGAGGAGAATCCCGAAAAAGTACCGATGAGCCTACGGGCGTTTTCTCAGCAAGAGTTAGATGATCGCGACGCCAGACAGACACGTGAGGTATTCAACGCTACACCAAATGTGACATTTTCCTCGTCGCAAGGCAGTCTGCAGGGAACCAATTTGTTTATCCGTGGCATTGGCTCGGTGGTCTCAGGTGTTGACCAATCAATTGGCGTCTACGTTGATGACGTGTTTGTCGGGGATCCACAAGGGTTTGATATCGATTTTCTTGATCCTGAGCGAGTCGAAGTGTTGCGTGGTCCGCAAGGAACCTTGTATGGCCGAAACGCGCTCGGCGGTACGGTGAGCCTCTTCTCTGCGCTCCCGGAGCATACCTTTTCTTCTTCGCTCAACGTTGAGTATGGCAACTACGACTATCGTAAAGTGCGTACGACCGCAAACCTACCGCTCATCAAAGATACGCTCCTCAGCCGTTTTTCCTTTAATTACACTGAACGTGATGGCACGGTCAAAAACCTCTTCGATGGCAAGCGGATTAACAATCTCGACAATTTGAGTGGGCGAGCCAGGCTGTTGTTCCTCCCGGCTGATAATGTCGAAGTGCATATGATTGGTGAGTACGGGCGCGACAATCTCGTGAATACCGCCTATAGCGATTTCTTCTCGAAGAACCCCCATCGCGTCAGTATCTTCGATCCGTTGAACTATGACCGCGAGGTGTATGGTCTTTCCGGGAAGATCATATACAAGGCTCCTCAGTTTACCCTACATGCGATCAGCGGCTTTCGCGGGGTGAATGTGCAAGGCGAGGGCAGCGACTTCCGTCCTGAGAACGAGGTGTTCCAAGGCTATGTGATCAACCACCGACAGTTCTCACAAGAAGTACGTATCGCTTCTCCGTCAACTGAGCGACTGCGCTGGGTTAGTGGTGTGTTCTACTACCATGAGGATTTGCATTACATTAACTTTTACTCACTGGTTCCTGGGTTGGCGAGCTTTGGGCTCCCACCTGGCTATCGTGAAACCTCGGATGCTAACGTTGCTACTAATAGCTATGCCGTCTTTGGTGATGTTACGTACACGCTGATAGAGAAGCTCGATGTGACGGCAGGCCTTCGTTTTTCACGCGATGAAAAAAACCTTGACTATGCGCACGATAATACCCTGGGCTTACCGCAAGTCTTTGCCGTACGACAAAAAGCCAAACGTGACGCGGTGTTCAACAACTGGACCCCACGCTTCGTGGCCTCGTATCAATGGACTCCGTCAGTGTTGACCTACGCCAGTATCAGCCGTGGGTATAAGGCCGGAGGGTTCAACACGGCATTTGCTGGAAGCGATAAATTTAAGTTCTCCGACGAATCAGCCTGGAACTATGAAGTCGGGCTCAAGACACGTCTGCTCGATGAGCGGCTCGCGCTTAATCTGGCTGCATTCTACTTCACCCTTCGCGACCAGCAGATTAGTGTCTTTAACGGCTTCTTTACCACGACCGACAATGCGAAACGCTCGCGTAGCTTTGGCGGCGAAGTGGAGCTTGCGGCACGGCCTTTTGCCGGTTTCGACTTCACTGCTGGTTTTGGCTACGCCGACTCGACCTTCCGCAATTTTAAGAATTTTCAACCAAACCAAGATGCATCCGGGAATCGTGTTCCTTACGCATCGAAGTTCACAGTCAACGTTGCCGCCCAATATCGTTACCCATTGACGACGTGGATGACGATGATGGTACGTTGGGATTACCTCTATCGTTCCTCCTTCTTGTGGGATGTCGCCAATAAAGTCAAAGAGCCCGACTATTCTCTGGTGAATATTCGCCTTGGTCTTGAGGCCGAGCGGTGGGATTTGTTCTTCTTCATGCGCAACGCACTCAATGAGACATATCACATTGGAGCGTTTGCGGGCGCCAACCCTGGACCAGTTGGGACACCTGGTGATCCACGCACGTACGGTGTCCAAGCGCGTGTCCGGTTTTGA
- a CDS encoding helix-turn-helix transcriptional regulator, whose product MRTAISLSTTDLEELFVEAGRQLDVPLSRTSDEFVLSMPERLGKGSFRAIELREGLSLFFLDYYLDVDLRLLTQRDHSLWGSTFCLAGQFSCTARGLKDELQFRAGSQNVFVGSTSGSVTLIPKAQPVHLVGMHVAPQWLQSLLTDESPMPLALQRALQNSTQDLPYSYSDNVTAAMQVALQHLLHCPYHGPLKQLCLESKTLELLVLQLADVPRDPAPSLHASLRPQDVDRIYCARDILLRNLSQPPSLLTLARQVGVNDFKLKRGFRQVFGTSVFAYLHEHRMQQARTLLTQGDLSVKQVASTIGYASLGHFTAAFKKRFRTTPGVVSRTR is encoded by the coding sequence ATGCGCACCGCCATTTCCCTTTCCACTACTGACTTGGAAGAGCTCTTTGTTGAAGCTGGCCGACAGCTCGATGTCCCGCTGTCACGCACGTCCGACGAGTTTGTCCTCTCCATGCCAGAGCGATTAGGCAAAGGCTCGTTTCGCGCTATCGAGTTACGCGAGGGATTGAGCCTTTTTTTCTTGGACTATTACCTGGACGTCGATTTACGGCTGCTAACCCAGCGCGATCATAGCCTGTGGGGATCGACTTTTTGTCTGGCAGGTCAGTTTTCCTGCACAGCGCGAGGGCTGAAGGATGAGCTACAGTTTCGTGCAGGAAGCCAGAACGTCTTCGTTGGTTCGACCTCCGGCAGCGTCACCCTCATTCCTAAAGCACAGCCGGTCCATCTGGTAGGGATGCATGTTGCGCCGCAGTGGCTCCAATCCTTGCTAACAGATGAGTCACCCATGCCTCTGGCACTCCAACGTGCCTTGCAGAATTCTACCCAGGATCTTCCGTATTCGTACTCAGACAACGTGACTGCGGCGATGCAAGTGGCGCTCCAGCACTTGCTGCATTGCCCATATCATGGCCCACTGAAGCAGCTCTGTCTTGAGAGTAAAACGCTCGAACTCTTGGTTTTACAATTGGCCGATGTCCCACGCGACCCAGCTCCCTCTCTGCATGCGTCACTTCGCCCGCAGGATGTCGATCGTATTTATTGTGCCCGCGACATCTTGCTCCGGAACCTGAGCCAACCGCCCTCTCTGCTGACACTGGCCAGGCAAGTCGGCGTAAATGATTTCAAGCTTAAACGTGGATTCCGCCAGGTTTTTGGCACCAGCGTGTTTGCCTATCTCCATGAGCACCGCATGCAACAGGCGCGGACGTTGCTGACGCAAGGCGATCTCAGTGTGAAACAAGTGGCCTCTACCATCGGCTACGCCAGCCTTGGACACTTTACGGCTGCATTTAAAAAACGCTTTCGTACTACGCCTGGCGTTGTCAGTCGCACCCGGTAA
- a CDS encoding GTP-binding protein, translated as MRRRKANLQRSLLSEQRVPVYLISGFLGAGKTTVLRGLLHYTKAQGLTAAVLMNEYGDVSIDGELLQGEGFGVTELSDGCICCTLSVDFVVTMQAVAARRPDVIYIETTGLANPLDLLEQLTSLSLLPVVRVAALIAVLDARGVVRQGTDLGYQVQQYTAMADLVVVNKTDLATEEQIASLVNEIYQRSAQAEIVLTKHGQLDFGKILTRSVAHPASALPHVHTPVHNQVATFTYSCPRAFDPTRFEAFLQALPDDVWRLKGFLHVDTNPQQWLLQYDGTYFTLDKVTLRPAPLDHLVFIGQRLDQAALIAALADCLLSDDRRPT; from the coding sequence ATGAGACGGCGCAAAGCAAATCTCCAGCGGTCCTTACTGAGCGAACAGCGGGTCCCAGTGTACCTGATCTCTGGGTTTCTCGGGGCAGGGAAAACCACCGTGTTACGCGGGTTGCTCCATTACACCAAAGCGCAGGGGCTGACAGCCGCGGTGCTGATGAACGAGTACGGAGATGTCAGCATCGATGGTGAGCTGTTGCAAGGCGAAGGCTTTGGCGTCACTGAACTCAGCGATGGCTGTATTTGTTGTACGCTCAGTGTCGATTTCGTTGTGACCATGCAAGCGGTCGCCGCCCGTCGACCTGATGTGATCTACATTGAAACGACTGGCCTGGCGAACCCTCTTGATCTGCTTGAGCAACTGACCAGTCTGTCGCTCCTACCCGTGGTGCGGGTTGCGGCACTGATTGCGGTGCTCGATGCGCGCGGGGTTGTCAGACAGGGGACTGACCTTGGTTATCAGGTCCAGCAATACACAGCGATGGCAGATCTGGTTGTGGTGAACAAAACCGATCTAGCAACCGAAGAACAAATTGCCTCTCTTGTGAACGAAATTTATCAACGCAGTGCGCAAGCAGAAATCGTGCTCACAAAACATGGGCAGCTCGACTTTGGCAAAATCCTCACACGCTCCGTTGCGCACCCGGCGTCAGCACTGCCACATGTCCACACCCCGGTTCACAATCAGGTTGCTACGTTTACCTATTCCTGTCCCCGTGCGTTTGATCCAACACGGTTTGAGGCGTTCTTACAGGCCCTACCCGATGACGTGTGGCGTCTCAAAGGATTCCTGCATGTGGATACCAACCCTCAACAATGGTTACTGCAGTACGATGGCACGTACTTCACGCTCGACAAAGTGACGCTCCGCCCCGCGCCTCTTGACCATCTCGTGTTCATTGGCCAACGGTTAGATCAAGCCGCACTGATAGCTGCCCTTGCTGACTGTTTGCTGTCGGACGATAGGCGACCAACGTAG
- a CDS encoding ATP-binding protein, with the protein MYKRLIKLDIAARQSLFLWGPRQTGKSTLLRLLFPHSLHVDLLNASEFRLLKSRPEALRERCRAVNPKAGPVIIDEVQKIPELLDEVQWNIENVGVRFILSGSSARKLRRAGQNLLGGRAVRRELFPLVSHEIPQFNLEHAFSRGLLPKIYQSGDASELLHAYIADYLKEEVHAEALVRNLPAFSRFLEVAALMNGEIVNYTNIAQDVGVSAAAVKDYYAILVDTLLGDFVPAFLLKPKRRVVQTPKFYLFDVGVCGALTGREKVLPQSDAFGRVFEHFLWQELRAYAHYSGRRFAISYWRTSTQFEVDFVLGKGELAVESKPSDNLSAHHLKGLRAFGDEYPRARRIVVTREAHKRITDDRIEVYPWQQFLEELWQGNLI; encoded by the coding sequence ATGTATAAACGACTTATTAAGCTGGATATTGCAGCGCGGCAATCGTTGTTTTTGTGGGGCCCCAGACAGACTGGGAAGAGCACGTTGCTGCGTCTCCTCTTCCCCCACTCATTGCACGTTGATCTGCTCAACGCCTCGGAGTTTCGCCTGCTCAAGTCTCGTCCAGAGGCTTTGCGTGAGCGTTGTCGTGCAGTTAACCCGAAAGCCGGGCCGGTGATTATCGACGAGGTCCAGAAGATTCCCGAGCTTCTTGATGAGGTGCAGTGGAATATCGAAAACGTCGGGGTGCGCTTTATTCTCTCTGGTTCCTCGGCTCGTAAATTGCGGCGGGCGGGTCAAAACCTCTTAGGCGGACGGGCCGTACGACGCGAACTTTTTCCACTCGTGTCGCATGAAATCCCCCAGTTTAACCTTGAACACGCCTTCTCACGTGGGTTGCTGCCGAAAATTTATCAGAGCGGGGATGCCAGCGAATTGCTTCATGCCTATATCGCCGATTATCTGAAAGAAGAAGTCCATGCTGAAGCCCTCGTTCGTAATCTTCCTGCGTTTTCTCGCTTCCTGGAAGTTGCAGCACTCATGAACGGCGAGATCGTCAACTACACCAACATCGCACAGGATGTTGGGGTCAGCGCAGCTGCGGTGAAAGATTATTACGCCATCCTTGTCGATACTTTACTCGGTGACTTTGTCCCAGCTTTTCTGTTGAAGCCAAAACGCCGCGTCGTCCAGACACCGAAGTTTTATCTCTTTGATGTCGGTGTGTGCGGTGCACTGACAGGTCGAGAGAAAGTCCTCCCACAGTCGGACGCATTTGGCCGGGTGTTTGAGCACTTTCTCTGGCAGGAATTACGCGCCTATGCCCACTACTCAGGGCGTCGCTTTGCGATCAGCTACTGGCGGACCTCAACTCAGTTCGAGGTAGACTTCGTTCTTGGGAAAGGTGAACTCGCGGTGGAAAGTAAACCCAGTGACAATCTTTCAGCACATCACTTGAAAGGCTTGCGTGCCTTTGGCGACGAATACCCACGGGCACGGCGCATTGTCGTCACCAGGGAGGCTCACAAGCGCATCACCGACGATCGGATCGAGGTTTATCCTTGGCAACAATTTCTCGAAGAGTTGTGGCAAGGTAACTTGATATGA
- a CDS encoding WD40 repeat domain-containing protein, translated as MSGWRPKRKLPKQSELPQQWSTALPDYVNALRFSPAGTLLAAATLAGPVVVLDAAQGDIRYQLDGHAGGSFAVAWSPDGKLLATSGQDGMVHLVDATTGSLVAQMEGGDAWVEHVTWSPDSQYLAAAAGKVAQIFSAQGKILTEVKSHASTISSLVWLPQAELLVTSCYGGLQFLSLEDAQPVKRYGWKGSILSLVVTPDGKYLASGNQDNSVHVWRAHNGEDFQMGGYPTKVTTLAFSANSHTLATGGGKEIALWDFSGKGPAGKKPTILNGHTGLITDLVFARMSGQQRLLSVGRDGLLCTWAPNLSPRTISLTNGDAPLERVAADPQGRLIAVADKVGRVSVFVHQ; from the coding sequence ATGTCCGGTTGGCGTCCAAAGCGAAAACTCCCCAAACAAAGTGAATTACCACAACAATGGTCGACGGCTCTTCCTGATTATGTCAACGCATTGCGTTTCTCACCTGCTGGCACGCTGCTTGCCGCTGCGACCTTAGCAGGCCCAGTGGTGGTTCTTGATGCGGCGCAAGGCGATATCCGCTATCAGCTTGATGGGCACGCCGGCGGGTCCTTTGCGGTTGCCTGGTCACCTGATGGCAAACTGCTCGCAACCAGTGGTCAAGATGGCATGGTTCATCTCGTTGATGCAACAACTGGCAGTCTCGTCGCGCAAATGGAAGGTGGCGACGCGTGGGTCGAGCATGTGACGTGGTCACCCGACAGCCAATATCTTGCTGCTGCCGCAGGCAAAGTCGCGCAGATTTTCTCAGCCCAGGGAAAAATTCTCACCGAGGTGAAATCCCACGCCAGTACCATCTCCAGCCTTGTCTGGTTGCCTCAGGCCGAACTGCTGGTGACATCATGTTACGGTGGTCTTCAGTTTCTCTCTCTTGAAGATGCACAGCCAGTCAAGCGCTACGGGTGGAAAGGTTCGATTCTTTCACTTGTTGTCACCCCAGACGGAAAATATCTGGCATCAGGCAACCAGGATAATTCGGTCCATGTGTGGCGTGCGCACAATGGCGAAGATTTCCAGATGGGCGGTTATCCGACAAAAGTCACAACGCTGGCGTTTAGTGCCAATTCACACACCTTAGCGACCGGCGGTGGCAAAGAGATTGCCCTGTGGGACTTCTCTGGCAAAGGACCGGCAGGAAAGAAGCCGACGATCCTCAACGGTCACACTGGCTTGATAACGGATCTGGTCTTTGCCCGCATGAGCGGTCAGCAGCGACTCCTCTCGGTGGGACGTGACGGTCTCCTTTGCACCTGGGCGCCGAACCTCTCGCCACGCACGATTTCGCTCACTAACGGCGATGCTCCCTTGGAGCGGGTTGCGGCTGACCCACAAGGGCGACTCATTGCCGTGGCCGATAAAGTCGGACGGGTGAGTGTGTTCGTGCATCAGTAG